AATATATGAAAATCTAAACTCATGTATTTCCTGACGACAAATGTCTGGATAATGCAAGGCATAATAAGCAATCCATGGAATTTTGCTGAATATGAATatactgaaaaaaatattatacccATGTTTGCATTGGTTCTCACCGGTAatactataaaataaaaaaacgtatTAAAAGCTATACCATTGGATTTCCCATAGGACTTCAGTAAAGTAAAGGTCTGAAATCAATGATAAGGTAAAGATTTACAATGTAAACAATTCATTTCGATGTAGAAATACGCTGTATATATTGCGACTCGTGGATTTCTCCGTTGAATAAATGCAAGCTAATGTCTCTTCATTGAAGTCGAAAGCCTAACGCAAGGCAGTTCACACTTCAAACCGTATTTCAAAAAACCCGGTTTAACTAAGCCAAAACATGGCTACAAAATCTAGTCagaaaatatcgaaaaaaatttaaaatcagccTAGTCgaatttaaacttttgtcacTTTTTGTCAGTAATATTGCAGCTAGCTAGTCCTGAAGCTGTTCATCCACTGCTTTGCCTACCTCTCCTTAATTTTAAACTACTACTTGGCGAATATAAACCGCcgcaaataattttatttttctgtacTGCCACTTACATTCATTTTCTTTGTCACATGACAAATCAACGCTATTTTGGGGATggtaatcatcatcatcatcatcatcgtaatCGTCGTCATCTTCGTGGTCATAACGTTTACGTTTACAAACTTTCGACCGAGCTGTAATTATGAATTATTCAAAATATAACTCGTATGCTTATTTGTGgagaatatgttaaaaaagcgaaaaatgatATAACCATTATAGCATTTCTAATCTTTTCATTGTATTGCTTAGTACGaatgacaaaaaatacaaacttaCAGCGCATGGAGTAACTTTTCTCAGATTTTCGTGATAGTACGTTTTTTCCTGATTGTTTTACACCTAACCAAAAGGGAAAGCTATGAATACATGCATATATTTTATACAGACTACGGCCGACTAACGTAAAAGAAGTTTGACAGCGGATATATCTGAGCATGCATGTctagattatttttattttatgtaaaattcacttcaaatttgaaagtttaaacCAACAGAACGCGACGATGATTATTTTTCTAATCAATCTTAACTGGAAAGGATTTATCGTAACTGTTATAATTCTAGTCAATAAAATCCAGTTTAAATTCAGCCCTCAATTTTcgtaaaatgaataaataaaaaaacaaccttttttattttggttCACTTTATGTCTTTTCACACACTTATCTGCTAACATACATCTGGATTTTTAGCTTTGGTGACTTCCTCATAAAGGATTTGAAATAACGTGTTAACTTTTCTTACCAGCTATATAAACATTCAATCCAATGCAACTTACAGGTTTTTTCCGAACTTGGTTTCTTTTCGTTCCCTTTGAATAATCTCTGTGATGCTTCGTCACCTGAGAACGATGTAAACATGCAATTAGGATAAGCAGTGTGACGTATACTGACCTAAACTATGAAAATCCTGGAACATACATGAAGTTTCTGTACTAACTCTACTTTGTCCTTCAAATTTTCTTTGTGATGCTCCGTTaccttaaaaaatgtgaaaaacgaGTGATTGAATTATAATACTAGCTAAATTCTATTTGCTGATGTGGCAAGGATCCTTTTGGGTTCTTAAAATGTCATATCAGAACTTGAAAAAGAGGTTTACTTATATATCTCAAGGTATGCATCATATTTTTTATCGTAACGATATGCTCAAACATTTGCAAacagttttaagaacatttCTCAACGTATTACAGGATTAAATGTGACTTGTTCACAAAACGAAAGAGTCGCACTAGCATGAGAGTAATTATGACAAACATACCTGCATCTATCTGAAGGAGTTGCTTTCCAACTTTCGTAATCTCCATAAGGGCAGGAGGGGCTTGATATGTTCCTTCGTTAATAGCACGAGAATGTCCCATGTGTTTGTAAAACCAATCCCGATCTGATTTTGGTATGTGAAGTGCAGCATAAAGGGTACTGACCCTATGCCTATTGGATGTCGCTTTAATATTGTCTGGCTTCTTTAGgtctattttttcaattatattgTGAACTGCATGCCAGCCAGACGTATGTCCTTCAGATTTCCTTGTGCTGGCAAAAAGGTAGTTATTATCAGGTAGAATTCCAACGTCACTTCTTATATCTGGGTCAGCCAGTTTTTTTAGAGCATCTATTGTATCTGGTGGAATAAGAACCGGGACTATATGATTGTTGCCTTTTCCAGTCATATATGAAATCTTGATTGTATCAACTAATAATTGATCAAGAGGATCTAAGTAATCAATGCGTTGTCTATCTATCCAAGCATCATTAATCGCCTGCTGAAAGTCATCTAACAACATACGTGCTGGCTCTCCTCCTAAAATATTAATCATAGATCATTTGCATATTACAACTAAAATAACAACTGATACTATAGATATAGAAGTTCCGCCACGTAACTGAATAAATTACCTCTACGTGCATTTAGCAAAGTTAATCTACAGCAAGCACAATCTCGCAACTCGACATACGAAGACACATCAAATATTGTGAAAGGATCTTGCAAAAGCTCTTTCATCCTTTGCATTACATGGTTCTTAAGAAGTTGCATGTCTTCCTCCAATGGCAGCTCGGAAGGTTTTCGCAGTTTTatattcttgtttttgtttagttGGTAGGTTGCATCTGCAAATACAAAGTCTTCATACATTTCTAACACAGAAATAAATCGGTCAATTTCTTCAGCAGCGGAATCGTCACTAGAAACTAAGTAATGGCCTTTCAAAACCTTTGCAACGCGTTTTAGTAAGtagtaaatattttgttttaaaccaGCCTTAAGTTCGTTGTCTTCACTGGTTGTGTATAcatcaataacattttttaaatgttcaaaaTTTCTACGGTTGAACATATCACTTGCATCTCCATTTGGCCTTTCAATGTCATTTTGCTTAAGAAATAAATTGTACATGTGAGCAATTCTTCGCATGTCTGTCCTGACAGACTTTCTGACTTCAAATGACTTctcgcattttcttttatctttatgATAAAACACTGTCCCAACTTTAATGATGGTGTTATCTGTCCTGCATATATCACCAATATTATCCCTTTGGAATTTTGATAAGATATTGTCACGGAAATCATCAGTTATTCTTAAGTTTTCTGGTAATGATAACAAGTTGATAGGTACGGGAACAGTTTTTTTACACGAATTAGCCTGGCAGTTTTTCATATGCTGATACCAAAATCTCCGAGAAATAAATTTCTTACAGTTATTACAGTATACCAAATCATTTTGATCCCTTCCACGTCTCTCTCGCTCAAATTCAGGTTTTTCATTTAAAGCTTCTTTCATATTATATTCAAAGATTCCTCGGCGCCTGAAGTCCTCATAagctgcaaattgctctttttttttaagtttgagTACAACCTTCACTTCAGGGTGGTGTTTATGCTTTGATCTGATATGCCTtcttaaatatgacattttctttttgcaaaaaatgcaGTATCTGTACGGTTTCTTTCTTCGGcgctataaaaaaaaaaaagtaactaATAATACTTTGACATAAGCGTTACTTTGCAAATACTACAATTTTAGGGTTTCGTGAAAAAAACCCGGGTTTTTTAACACATTTCACGAAACCCACTAAAATAATAATTAGATAGTTTGATATATTTTGAGCAGACGCGATGGACTTCAACCCTTAACAGTAAAATAGAAACTATACTGGGGGAAAATATGGCTAGGTACACAGaaattgaaattttcaaaaatttaaaaattgattaaaatacgcttataaacttttgttgatAGACCAACCCTTCCAAAACCCTGAAAAATTGTctacatttctttgaaaaaatgaCAATATTATATACTTATTATCAATAAAATGCGATAAATTAATGCAGAACCTTTTTTACTATTGTCCGTGCAGATTTATGTTCAATTGACGAAGTAAGTGAAGTACGGCTTACGCtctaaagaaaaataatgtaaaatgtATGTCTATGTGTTAAAACGACAAGCAGGATTATGTCTATTTGTGCTACCCATAAAAAAGTTTAGCATGGACTgtaggattttttttttgagcATTAGCTCGTcagataaagataaaaaaacaacaagaaaaaagtttcaaatttataataataaacaataaagctaagaatataaaattaaattggtaaagtttcaaaatatgttttttttaccaatgCACTTTGGTCTGTATCAACAACATGCACATCAGTATCTATCATAAAACCAGAATCGTTTAGCAATGACACCTAAAGATGGCAAAAAAAGTAGTACCATCTTTTATATAGTATAAAGTTGGGCACATAAATTAGTCATCCAAATGTTTGGAATTTGGAAATGCTAAGGGGTTCACCAAATTTGAGTATGGATGTGTGCTACTTCCGAAATATTAACTAAAATTTTAGACAGAGTGAGATTCAAATCCACGCACTTTAACGTTCCCAGCATCAAGTGACAGCTTTTTTAGGGATGACGCTTTAGCCATCCGTTTATGGAACAAATAATCACATTGGAAGTAGCACACATAGATAGACAACATACTATACAAACTTTAGTTGTTATTACAGTAAATTACCTGGCTGAGATTGTTAATCTTTCTCTTACTGttctaaaaatattgaaacaagATCGCGTTAGGAAAAACAACCTGACCGAGACCAAAGTAAAATATGataaaacacaaacaaataaGATAAGAACATGAAACAGAAATGTTtacctttaaaacaaaattttttaagcGCCATTTATTTTTACGTTTTCGGCAAAATTTCTACAAATGAAAAACATAGCAAtcttaatgataataataaaatatcatACTAAGTGCGAGATCAAAGCTGTCTTTAAttactgaatttttttaaccaattaactaAAGCAAACTTTTGGCGTAGTCCAGACGGCCACAGGAGTTAGCTAAAATATCAGATACAATATTCATAGATGAAAGGACAATTTTTAAAGGATGTCCACACAAGTAGTTCATACTCTTTTTAGGATCATTTTGGTTAGATCGAAAATATCAAACACTGATAATTTGATTTTGACGTGTTTTTGTTGTGGCAGTGTTATGCAACAAGGGGTAATATTGGTTTACAGATGACCTAACTTTAGTAGGATACCTAGTTTAAACTGCACTCGGTGGATAACTTGCATAAGCAGATAATTATTTGGTGTTTAGATCTTATACGTTAcatctttcttttttgattgtTTTGGGAGAAAATATATACGTTTTATGCAAAGGTTGATCTTCCAGAGGCATACACCTAGTTCATTATATTTAATGCTACAGCTGATTGCATCATTATGGTAAACATACCGTTTTATTCTGATCAGGTGTTGAAGTGACCTAAAGAGAAGCTGAattgtaaaaacataaaaagttcTATAAGCGGGAATTTGTAAATtgaaagaataataataataatgtaacGTGTGAGCATACAGCATATACATGTAAGGTTGAAGTACATAACAAACCTGTAAGCAGTCTTTTAgaataaaatctttgttttggTCTTCACCTTTATTCTAAACACATGCATACACACATACGTAACAAAACCATACTTCCCATATTCCTTAATATTTTCACATGCATGCATTTACATAAATTAATGCAAAccataattttttagaaaaacttcaCTTTTGGCGGTAAAtgtaaacattgtttttttcagtgC
The sequence above is drawn from the Hydractinia symbiolongicarpus strain clone_291-10 unplaced genomic scaffold, HSymV2.1 HiC_scaffold_23, whole genome shotgun sequence genome and encodes:
- the LOC130629325 gene encoding uncharacterized protein LOC130629325 isoform X1 (The sequence of the model RefSeq protein was modified relative to this genomic sequence to represent the inferred CDS: added 239 bases not found in genome assembly); this encodes MLRSTRSTRRNTHSAFEDATTWILNQQDRPELFVAYINEYIGKGVFTKEKIPKNTFLVEYAGDLITKEEGEIREINYEKEGCFLYFFEDNLQKYCIDATYYQNRIGRYVNDSPKGNCKVRKIHYNDRIHLCLYSTEEIPSGTELRYDYCAPNLWWRQQNKKTKMPYTVADLKDAEFPRKLTDISKYEVLDLNMSINLSHKIDEGMSAVVYKLLQPNRCAAVKCFKQKVMKKNLIIIAEQLCKLKHENIVQFLGYSVHPSAFLFEFCEVYLEGEKVNNLRQLLSIHNSNGNFVFDERLNYIQQATRGLIFLHENSIVHRDFKPSNLLVTNNNKQIQIKITDFDEMVILQQTITSTITLNSLKGMTLAYTAPELCSRAAKKPSKATDTYSLAISSYEIMSDLNSPWQDVLPLLNDGLLLQALKEDERPDISHVSNLYNLPECELVMDLISKAWSPKFEERPSTVECLNLFTDVRNSLKASNVATTVHIKSEEDNIDFNCVESFKVVGGIMEITLEPDEKTHTNKPVEDFFTDDLQFLMSEDEDPALRSDLKNCIESFQNKDEDQNKDFILKDCAQVTSTPDQNKTNKGEDQNKDFILKDCLQVTSTPDQNKTKFCRKRKNKWRLKNFVLKNSKRKINNLSQVSLLNDSGFMIDTDVHVVDTDQSALSVSRTSLTSSIEHKSARTIVKKRRRKKPYRYCIFCKKKMSYLRRHIRSKHKHHPEVKVVLKLKKKEQFAAYEDFRRRGIFEYNMKEALNEKPEFERERRGRDQNDLVYCNNCKKFISRRFWYQHMKNCQANSCKKTVPVPINLLSLPENLRITDDFRDNILSKFQRDNIGDICRTDNTIIKVGTVFYHKDKRKCEKSFEVRKSVRTDMRRIAHMYNLFLKQNDIERPNGDASDMFNRRNFEHLKNVIDVYTTSEDNELKAGLKQNIYYLLKRVAKVLKGHYLVSSDDSAAEEIDRFISVLEMYEDFVFADATYQLNKNKNIKLRKPSELPLEEDMQLLKNHVMQRMKELLQDPFTIFDVSSYVELRDCACCRLTLLNARRGGEPARMLLDDFQQAINDAWIDRQRIDYLDPLDQLLVDTIKISYMTGKGNNHIVPVLIPPDTIDALKKLADPDIRSDVGILPDNNYLFASTRKSEGHTSGWHAVHNIIEKIDLKKPDNIKATSNRHRVSTLYAALHIPKSDRDWFYKHMGHSRAINEGTYQAPPALMEITKVGKQLLQIDAGNGASQRKFEGQSRVSTETSCDEASQRLFKGNEKKPSSEKTCVKQSGKNVLSRKSEKSYSMRSRSKVCKRKRYDHEDDDDYDDDDDDDYHPQNSVDLSCDKENELLPVRTNANMERSYLAWPESVHVKFLKMFEKYIRRESQNPMPSREEMNFFLEENSLDIPWQKVRTKINNERAKRDRIKKSNLEKILKTS
- the LOC130629325 gene encoding uncharacterized protein LOC130629325 isoform X2 (The sequence of the model RefSeq protein was modified relative to this genomic sequence to represent the inferred CDS: added 239 bases not found in genome assembly), with product MLRSTRSTRRNTHSAFEDATTWILNQQDRPELFVAYINEYIGKGVFTKEKIPKNTFLVEYAGDLITKEEGEIREINYEKEGCFLYFFEDNLQKYCIDATYYQNRIGRYVNDSPKGNCKVRKIHYNDRIHLCLYSTEEIPSGTELRYDYCAPNLWWRQQNKKTKMPYTVADLKDAEFPRKLTDISKYEVLDLNMSINLSHKIDEGMSAVVYKLLQPNRCAAVKCFKQKVMKKNLIIIAEQLCKLKHENIVQFLGYSVHPSAFLFEFCEVYLEGEKVNNLRQLLSIHNSNGNFVFDERLNYIQQATRGLIFLHENSIVHRDFKPSNLLVTNNNKQIQIKITDFDEMVILQQTITSTITLNSLKGMTLAYTAPELCSRAAKKPSKATDTYSLAISSYEIMSDLNSPWQDVLPLLNDGLLLQALKEDERPDISHVSNLYNLPECELVMDLISKAWSPKFEERPSTVEKASNVATTVHIKSEEDNIDFNCVESFKVVGGIMEITLEPDEKTHTNKPVEDFFTDDLQFLMSEDEDPALRSDLKNCIESFQNKDEDQNKDFILKDCAQVTSTPDQNKTNKGEDQNKDFILKDCLQVTSTPDQNKTKFCRKRKNKWRLKNFVLKNSKRKINNLSQVSLLNDSGFMIDTDVHVVDTDQSALSVSRTSLTSSIEHKSARTIVKKRRRKKPYRYCIFCKKKMSYLRRHIRSKHKHHPEVKVVLKLKKKEQFAAYEDFRRRGIFEYNMKEALNEKPEFERERRGRDQNDLVYCNNCKKFISRRFWYQHMKNCQANSCKKTVPVPINLLSLPENLRITDDFRDNILSKFQRDNIGDICRTDNTIIKVGTVFYHKDKRKCEKSFEVRKSVRTDMRRIAHMYNLFLKQNDIERPNGDASDMFNRRNFEHLKNVIDVYTTSEDNELKAGLKQNIYYLLKRVAKVLKGHYLVSSDDSAAEEIDRFISVLEMYEDFVFADATYQLNKNKNIKLRKPSELPLEEDMQLLKNHVMQRMKELLQDPFTIFDVSSYVELRDCACCRLTLLNARRGGEPARMLLDDFQQAINDAWIDRQRIDYLDPLDQLLVDTIKISYMTGKGNNHIVPVLIPPDTIDALKKLADPDIRSDVGILPDNNYLFASTRKSEGHTSGWHAVHNIIEKIDLKKPDNIKATSNRHRVSTLYAALHIPKSDRDWFYKHMGHSRAINEGTYQAPPALMEITKVGKQLLQIDAGNGASQRKFEGQSRVSTETSCDEASQRLFKGNEKKPSSEKTCVKQSGKNVLSRKSEKSYSMRSRSKVCKRKRYDHEDDDDYDDDDDDDYHPQNSVDLSCDKENELLPVRTNANMERSYLAWPESVHVKFLKMFEKYIRRESQNPMPSREEMNFFLEENSLDIPWQKVRTKINNERAKRDRIKKSNLEKILKTS
- the LOC130629325 gene encoding uncharacterized protein LOC130629325 isoform X3 (The sequence of the model RefSeq protein was modified relative to this genomic sequence to represent the inferred CDS: added 239 bases not found in genome assembly), translating into MLRSTRSTRRNTHSAFEDATTWILNQQDRPELFVAYINEYIGKGVFTKEKIPKNTFLVEYAGDLITKEEGEIREINYEKEGCFLYFFEDNLQKYCIDATYYQNRIGRYVNDSPKGNCKVRKIHYNDRIHLCLYSTEEIPSGTELRYDYCAPNLWWRQQNKKTKMPYTVADLKDAEFPRKLTDISKYEVLDLNMSINLSHKIDEGMSAVVYKLLQPNRCAAVKCFKQKVMKKNLIIIAEQLCKLKHENIVQFLGYSVHPSAFLFEFCEVYLEGEKVNNLRQLLSIHNSNGNFVFDERLNYIQQATRGLIFLHENSIVHRDFKPSNLLVTNNNKQIQIKITDFDEMVILQQTITSTITLNSLKGMTLAYTAPELCSRAAKKPSKATDTYSLAISSYEIMSDLNSPWQDVLPLLNDGLLLQALKEDERPDISHVSNLYNLPECELVMDLISKAWSPKFEERPSTVECLNLFTDVRNSLKASNVATTVHIKSEEDNIDFNCVESFKVVGGIMEITLEPDEKTHTNKPVEDFFTDDLQFLMSEDEDPALRSDLKNCIESFQNKDEDQNKDFILKDCAQVTSTPDQNKTNKGEDQNKDFILKDCLQVTSTPDQNKTKFCRKRKNKWRLKNFVLKNSKRKINNLSQVSLLNDSGFMIDTDVHVVDTDQSALSVSRTSLTSSIEHKSARTIVKKRRRKKPYRYCIFCKKKMSYLRRHIRSKHKHHPEVKVVLKLKKKEQFAAYEDFRRRGIFEYNMKEALNEKPEFERERRGRDQNDLVYCNNCKKFISRRFWYQHMKNCQANSCKKTVPVPINLLSLPENLRITDDFRDNILSKFQRDNIGDICRTDNTIIKVGTVFYHKDKRKCEKSFEVRKSVRTDMRRIAHMYNLFLKQNDIERPNGDASDMFNRRNFEHLKNVIDVYTTSEDNELKAGLKQNIYYLLKRVAKVLKGHYLVSSDDSAAEEIDRFISVLEMYEDFVFADATYQLNKNKNIKLRKPSELPLEEDMQLLKNHVMQRMKELLQDPFTIFDVSSYVELRDCACCRLTLLNARRGGEPARMLLDDFQQAINDAWIDRQRIDYLDPLDQLLVDTIKISYMTGKGNNHIVPVLIPPDTIDALKKLADPDIRSDVGILPDNNYLFASTRKSEGHTSGWHAVHNIIEKIDLKKPDNIKATSNRHRVSTLYAALHIPKSDRDWFYKHMGHSRAINEGTYQAPPALMEITKVGKQLLQIDAGNGASQRKFEGQSRVSTETSCDEASQRLFKGNEKKPSSEKTSRSKVCKRKRYDHEDDDDYDDDDDDDYHPQNSVDLSCDKENELLPVRTNANMERSYLAWPESVHVKFLKMFEKYIRRESQNPMPSREEMNFFLEENSLDIPWQKVRTKINNERAKRDRIKKSNLEKILKTS